One genomic window of Branchiostoma floridae strain S238N-H82 chromosome 4, Bfl_VNyyK, whole genome shotgun sequence includes the following:
- the LOC118413361 gene encoding electron transfer flavoprotein regulatory factor 1-like, translating to MAVNLRYQVRQLYKNLMFLGREYPKGQDYFRQRCKAAFVKHKDETDPEVIKMLIARGDYVIKELEALYMLRKYRTLKKRYYPS from the exons ATGGCAGTCAACCTGAGATATCAAGTCAgacaactgtacaaaaat CTGATGTTCCTGGGTAGAGAGTACCCCAAGGGCCAGGACTACTTCAGACAGAGATGCAAGGCTGCTTTTGTCAAACACAAGGATGAGACAGACCCGGAGGTCATCAAGATGCTCATAGCGAGAGGAGACTACGTCATTAAGGAGCTGGAGGCTCTGTACATGCTTAGGAAATACAGGACCCTGAAAAAGAGATACTACCCCTCATAG
- the LOC118413360 gene encoding olfactory receptor 6C65-like has protein sequence MARDESSFAINSGHKYRVLSNSTLSLGLQTAYLIISLVLAVGCSLLLIYLVYKKDFLQRPRHYLRCNLSIDDIIFTVFMIPTELCLLFSQDASVAQEACWVQMLAGRLSSSSMFGTYFLMAVELYYFICQPLHYHGKVTTKRVVFGILAVRAFALLFGAGSAIIQRLQNSSGGLHLCHTDPITSTSTAAIFSTIFYLGGALAVLAIITIYCLVFKEARKQQERDENRNLWLCQTKAFKTLAPHIIVLAVQLASFIFMIALARVLYHEEEKGVSLLITSQVAKLIYLTLSSVVNPIIYGFRHPEVRRALRELCGMTQNVHAAMAPPPVQRGQDMEMAVFSVPDRGRWASRRKFRPTPSSSHSQGEGQLEEETPLPGSPETQGKEGPRQAPLQGCCKEKKTQPSRPTVLTVQAEIHPSPPPRRQHHGQKTVSPEQNKQGPGMVATSTSLPEIHID, from the coding sequence atGGCTCGAGATGAAAGTAGCTTTGCCATCAATTCAGGGCACAAGTATCGTGTCCTATCCAACAGTACACTGTCTCTTGGTCTTCAGACAGCATATCTCATCATCAGCCTGGTGTTGGCTGTGGGCTGCAGCCTGCTCCTCATCTACCTGGTCTACAAGAAGGACTTTCTCCAAAGGCCTCGCCACTATCTTCGGTGCAACTTGTCAATAGATGACATCATCTTCACTGTCTTCATGATTCCCACAGAACTCTGCCTTCTCTTCAGTCAAGATGCAAGCGTTGCTCAAGAGGCCTGCTGGGTCCAAATGCTGGCAGGGcgattgtcatcatcatcaatgtttGGCACATACTTTCTGATGGCAGTAGAACTGTACTACTTCATCTGCCAACCGCTGCATTACCATGGCAAAGTCACCACAAAACGCGTCGTGTTTGGCATACTTGCAGTGAGGGCCTTTGCCCTGCTGTTCGGGGCTGGATCGGCAATCATCCAACGGCTGCAGAACTCCAGTGGTGGCCTACATCTGTGTCACACAGACCCCATCACCAGCACCAGCACTGCTGCCATATTCTCAACCATTTTCTATCTTGGGGGAGCACTGGCTGTCCTTGCTATCATCACAATCTACTGCCTTGTCTTCAAGGAGGCCAGGAAACAGCAGGAGAGGGACGAGAACCGAAACCTGTGGCTCTGCCAGACCAAGGCCTTCAAGACGTTGGCACCACATATCATAGTTCTGGCTGTGCAGTTGGCATCCTTCATATTCATGATTGCCTTGGCTCGAGTTTTGTaccatgaagaagaaaaaggtgtCTCACTCCTCATTACCTCCCAAGTAGCCAAGCTGATCTACCTGACGCTTTCGTCTGTGGTCAACCCCATCATCTATGGCTTCAGGCACCCAGAGGTCCGACGAGCTCTGAGGGAGCTGTGTGGCATGACACAAAACGTGCATGCAGCAATGGCACCACCTCCTGTACAGCGAGGCCAGGACATGGAGATGGCTGTCTTCAGCGTTCCTGATCGTGGGCGATGGGCTTCGCGCCGGAAATTCAGGCCAACACCATCCTCTTCACATTCACAAGGAGAGGGGCAGCTTGAAGAGGAGACACCACTTCCTGGTTCACCCGAAACACAGGGAAAAGAAGGACCCAGACAAGCACCCCTTCAAGGATGCTGCAAAGAGAAGAAGACCCAACCCAGCCGACCCACGGTACTGACCGTACAGGCAGAGATACACCCCAGCCCACCACCACGTCGCCAACACCACGGACAGAAAACAGTGTCTcctgaacaaaacaaacaggGTCCAGGGATGGTGGCAACTTCCACATCTCTACCAGAAATCCACATAGATTAG